Sequence from the Methanosarcina siciliae T4/M genome:
CTGCAGAGAAAATAATAGCAGAATTCGACTCCGTGGTCCCGAAGTTCAATGAAACCATGACCAAAGCAGAAAGGTTCGGTGCTGCCTTCAAAGATAAGAAAGTCGACAGGCTCCCTGTAGCACCTCTTGCCTGTGGCGTATCCAGGAAGTTCGTTCCCTGCGCCTATATTGATTATTCTACGAAGGCAGAGAAGTATGCGGACTGTGTCGAAGCAGGTATCAAATACTTCAATATGGATACCTTCGTCGGCCTGACCGACCTCTGTGTTGACGCGGCTGACTTCGGTGCAACCATCAGATACCCTGAAGAGGACACCCCCGCTGCAATCGGCCACCTTGAAGACTACGAGAAACTTGAAGTCCCCGACCTTAATGAAGGCACCCGTGCCTACAACCTGATCCAGGGCAACAAGCTTGCAACCGAGAAAGCACACGCCCTCGACGCACCCATGACAGCCCTGATCGAAGGCCCGATGGTCGCTCTGACCCAGATAATGGGAGCAACCCGTGTACTTTCCGACCTCAGGACAAACCCTGATGTCGTCCTCAAGGCCCTTGATAAGACTACAGCCTATGTAGAAGAAATCATGAAGGGCATGTTCGAAGATGCCCAGCCTGACAACCTCTGCATAGTTAACCTCTGGACAAATAACGTCATCCTCAGCGCTGACGAATACATGAAGTCCGAGGGCCAGGTCATGCAGGACAGGATTGCCCCTCTTTACAAGAAATACAATAAGCCTGTTGTTATCCACAACTGTGCCGACGCCCCACACTGGGAGCTCATAAACAAGTGGAACACCGAGTACTACAGCTACACCTTCTACCCTGATGAGGCCGGGAAAGGATCCAAGGATCACAAGTACCTGATCAGCACCTACGGCAAGGAAACCATGTTCGGTGGAGAAGTCAGTCCGATTGTCTTCCTGGACAACAGCCCCGAAGGCCTCCAGAAGATGAAGGCAGACACAATTGCCCTCCAGGAGAGCGTTCTGAACACTCTCAAGGAGAACGGCATGCAGTCCAAGTACATGATTTCAACAGGCTGTGAAGTCCCACCAGGAGCACCCTGTGACTCCATTACTGCCCAGACCTACACCGTGGCAGAAAAGGGTCCGGAACTCTATAAAAAGATAATCGGGTAAACCTTCTGAAGCCATAAAATAAGAAAAAAGCAAGCCAAGCTTGCCAGATGCCGGATGGACTTCCGGTCCATCCTCCCTTATTTATCAAAATAAAAAATCGGGTTCTCGCTGTTTCTGCACCCACTGCCTCAAAAAAAGTGCAAGCGAACTAAAAACGAGAAAAAAGGCATTGGGAAAGAAAAACAGAGAAAACGGAAATAAAAAACGAATACACACATTTGGGCCGAAAAACGCAAAAACTTCCGCAGAGGATGGCAGAGAGCCTATTCAAATAATTCAATAAAAGAGGTGAAACTGGATGAGACATCAGAAAGTATCCGAAGCTGAGGAAAAAACGTTCTATTCGAGTCCTGTGCACCCTATAACCTATAAACTGAGAACGAACCATTCGTCTCAGAGATTCCTCTTCCACTATTCGGTTATTGAAACGGGTACTGTGAGATACGGACCGGGCTTAACCCCGGGATCTATAGAATATACGGAGATGCATACGGATTCCAGATCTTACGACCTGATTACCGAAGAACATACAGATATGCTCACAGATTCCGGATATTACGACCTGCTTGCCGAAGTGGACCTCACAATGGAAGACCCTGATACATACCTTGAATGCGCAGGCAGACTCTCCGAATCATCGGATACTCAGCAGTCAGTTAAGAAAAAATAATTCGGCAGCAAGAATTTCCATATGAAATAAAAAACAAAACATCCGAACTGCACCCGTCAAAAACGGAAAAACATCCGAACTGCACCCATCAAAAACGGAAAAACGTCCAAACTGCACCCATCAAAACCTCCAAACTACACTCACCAAAAACATCAAAACCTCCAAACTGCACCCATCAAAAACATCAAAACCTCCAAACTACACTCACCAAAAACATCAAAACCTCCAAACTACACTCACCAAAAACAACAAAAACGATACCTACCAGGATCCAACAAAAACAGCAAAAAATCGAAAAGGAACCGCAGCGGCAGAGGAGAGGACATGGCAAGCGAACTGAAAACACCGGGAAGCACGAGCCCTGAAAGCCAGGACGGAATGGCAAAACTGGCGCGGACTATAAGGGATAAGATCCTAATTGACGAGCCGGTAAAGGAAGAGAAGCTGATCGACCAGCTTGAAAGGGCAGCGATAGAAATTGACGAGCTACTGGGCTCATCCCTCGGCCCGAGAGGGATGAACAAGATAATAGTAAACCCGGTGGGAGATATTTTCGTTACGAGCGACGGGAAAGTCATCTTAAAGGAAATGGATGTGCTTCACCCGATCGTGACCTCTCTCAAAAAGCTTGCTGAATCAATGGACAAAGCCTGCGGAGACGGCACAAAAACGGCAGTCATTTTTGCAAGCAACCTGATTAAAAACGCAGTCAGATTGATCAGGGCAGGAGTGCACCCGACAATTATTATTGAAGGGTATGAACTTGCCATGCAAAAAACGTATGAAATGCTGCAGTACAGCATAAAGCAGGCATCGGAAGAGGATATCCGCACGACCATAATGTGTTCGGCAACAGGGAAGGGGATTGAAGGGCACCAGGCACAGATTGTTACGGATATTGTCCTGAAAGTGATAAGCCACCTTTCCGAAAAACAGGCAGGAAGGCTAGACCTTAACAGGAACGTCAAGATCCTGAAAAAGAAGGGGGGGCCGGAAATCACTGCAATCGAAGGCCTGATCATGGACGAAAACCCGGCAAGAGAAGATATGCCAAAAAGCTACCAGAACCCGGCGGTCCTGATCACGAATTACGACCTCAAGATAAAAAGCGGATACTTAAACCCCCAGCACAACCTCAAAATGGATTCCGTGCAGACTGCGCTCCTTTTTGAAGAGAGGAAAAAGCAGATGTGCGGGGAAATTTCCCGGAAGATAATTGATTCGGGAGCAAATGTCCTCTTTTCCGAAGGAGATATTGATCCCTATATCGAAACCCTGCTCAGGGACAGCAATATTCTGGCTTTCAAGAAGCTGAAGATGAAAGACCTGGAAAAGCTTGCGGAAGCCACAGGTACGACCCTGATGGCACAGCCGGACGAGATTCACCCCTGCGACCTCGGAAAAGCAGACAGTATAAAACTTGAAAAGAAAAACGGGGAAAACTTCGTTTTCATTACCGTGAAAGACAAGGCTATCGCCACCATTCTGATAAGGGAGCCTGTGAAATACGGGCTTGACAAGGTGGAAGAGGCTGTTGATGATGCACTGAACAATGCGGCTTTCCTCCGGAAAAACAGGGAAATAGTGAACGGAGGAGGGGCAATTGAGTTTGAGCTTGCGCATATGGTCAGGCTCTTTGCGGCAACGCAGACCGGGAAGAGACAACTGGCGGTCCAGGCATATGCCGAGGCCCTCGAAAAAATTCCTGTGATACTTGCCAGAAATATGGGAATGAACGAAACCGATGCGATGGCGCAGATGAGAAATTCGTATACAAAAGGGGTTGAGGCAAGGATAGACCTCTCAAGAAAGGTAACGGATAGCGGACCTGAAGTATACGATTCGGCAACGGTAAAGAAACTCGCAATAATTGCGGGTACGGAAACGGCAAGAAACGTACTCAGGATAGATGAGATAGTGCCTAAGAAGTAAAACAGGCATGAAAGCATAAATCCGGAAAAGGGAGACGGTAAAATTAGAAAATATCACGCTGATGACAATGCCACTCCCTCTCCAAGGGCATTGTTGTCATACGCACCCAAAAGGAAGTTAGACCTGCAATACTCTTTTCCGGAAAGGCACAGATTTGCCATTTCAAAATGCCTTTCCGGAAGGGAATAAGGGGCCGAAAAACTCTGAATCGGTTATGTACTCCGGTTTGCCATTTTCTGGAGGATTGCCGCCCAGAAGCCGGAAAAAGGACCCTTTTCAAACCCTTTTGCCATTTGAGGGATTTGAAGAAAAAAAATGTAAAACCCAAAGCATAGGACAGGTAAGCCCCACCTACTGCTAACCCCAGGCAGGAACGGGGCAATATTCCTGCCCTTATCGAGGTATAAGGCAGGCTATTAGCACAATAATTTGGCACTATAATAATACTGCTGACAGTACAGCGATATTCCGGTAATAATGTCCGGTTCTTACCTGATATTCGATTTAACCTTACGTGACGTTCAATTCTTACTGATATTAAATCATTACCTGAAGGCGTGAAGAAGAGGGCAGATCCATGAAATGTATGATAATCGGAGGCTTCCTGGGAAGCGGAAAAACGACAACAATAAGAAAACTTGTCGAGTACCTTGGGGCCCGGGGACATCGAACGGCAATCATTGTCAATGAAATAGGAGAAGTAGGAATCGACGGGGACACTATCTCGGGAGGGGAAGTGGAAACCCGGGAAATTACAAGCGGATGCATTTGCTGTACCCTGAGGATCAGTATGGAGCATACCCTGAGAAGCCTTATGCTCTCCTATAGTCCGGATACTATTATAATAGAGCCCACAGGGATAGCCTTCCCAAGACAGATAAAAAGCAATATCGAAAGCATGAATATTCCGGAGATTAGTTTTACTCCGATCGTAAATCTTGTAGACCCCTCCCGTCTGAGCCCGAAAGTAGAAGACCTGCAGAATTTTGTCCGAAACCAGATAGAAGACGCCGAGATCCTGGCCATAAACAAAGTAGACCTCATAGGGCAGGAAAAACTTCTGGAGACCTGCCTGCTCCTACGAAAAGTGAACCAGAGAGCAAGGATTATTCATTTTTCAGCCAGGCAGGGAGGAGAATCCCTGGAAAAACTTTTCGGGCTGATCGGGGTAAACAATCAGGATAAAACTGCCCGCAGAGTGAGAAATTCAGTAAAAACAAGGAATTCAATTGAGGCAAGAAACTCCATTGAAATGTCCGGAGTTTCGGCATACTCAACCGAATTTGAAATTACTTCACAGGAGATACCTCTTGAAACGGCGGTCTCTGTTTCGGGGCAAATCCTGGACAGCATAAGAAATAGGATAACACAACTGAACCCTGAATTTACAGGACATATCAAAGTTTCCTTTGCACACAAAGAGAATTTTGTAAAGGGAAGCGTGACTTCAGCACATGAAAAACCCGAGATTGAAATCCTCAAAAAAGAAAAGAATTCCTGCTCAAGGCTAAAGATACTCTCTGCGGTGACATCCGTGCCCAGGGAAGAACTTATCAGAACTGTGGACACAACGGCAAGTGGGCAGCTGAAAGACAGACAGCTTTCATATATAAAGGTGGAAAAAAGCAATCACGGCTACAACCAGGTTCCGATTAGCTCCATTAAGCAGAGAAACTTCTGAAAGAAGGATGTTTCCGGTTGGGGAAAGCTGCGGCCGGGCACACAAAAACTATATATAGGTTAAAATTGTCCTCGCTCCTTGCCCGAAAGAGTTCCCTCCCGTAGAGAGAAAAAAATGCTCTTTCAGCCTTCCAGAAAAACCTGGCTTCAGGGATGTAACAGTTTACCTGAAATATCCGGAAGTTTTGCCTCCGAAAAAATTAAAACAGAGCTGTAATAACCCACCAGGGAAAAAGTTCACTTACATTTTTAAAAACGGTCGAAAAAAAGCAAATGGTTTGATTTGATCGGAACATAGGACAAATCAAAGTCATTAACTTTAAAAATTCACATAATATATTGGAATGGAAATAGAAGTTCCGGAAAAGGATATAAATATTGAGCATGTTAAACTTACTTGCATGCTTCCGGGAGAAAGTCCCAATGAATCAGATTTTGCCTTATTGAAGAGTCCAGGTAGAACAAATTCACTTGATAACCTCCATAGCTCGAATTAAAGCCTCCAATTCTTCAAGACCCGCAAGAAGAAAATCCCCCAGAGGGTAGAATAATTGCCTGATAAATTTTGGCCCCATTGATTAGAACAAGGGGAACAAAAAAACACTTCTTTTTTATAAAATCATCTGCGGGGAAAATTGAAGTGAGAATTATAAAATTATAGCTGCGCAAAAATTAGCACAGGTGAAGGTATATGCGAGGAAATCCAACTGTCATCTGCAAGTGAATTCCCGAGTTGCAAGGGAATACACCTTTCAATAGTTAACTGGGAAGAAAAAGGTCTACTGGCGCCTGAAAAGAAAGGCTGGAATCCTGTAATCAGGAAATCAGTAATCATTTATAAGGAGCCTGAAAAACAGGAAAAAAGGACCTGTAATTCGGCACTCTCGTGCAACCAGTACACAGAAGAGGTTATCCATATCCCCCACAGTGAAAAGAATTCGATCTGGAGGTTTTCGAATTCGTTTACATTGTTTCGGATATATTTAGGAAGAATATATTTGAATGAAAGGGAAGATGCAACTTGCACGGTCGCAGATCTGAGCAATCTGAGATCGCTTCATTATTAAAATGGAGGTTAAAATATGTTGGATTTGACACTGGAAGACATCGATGGCATATTAGTACGCTATAACGTCGCCCTCGAAAAGGAAATGACCCCTGACGAAGCAGCAGAAGAGCTTTACCCGAAGGACGAACTCATCTATCCAATTGCAAAAGCAATCTATGAAGGAGAAGAAGACGACGTTGTTGATGCCCTCAAAGCTGCAATTGATGCAGGCAAGAAACCAATTGACCTTATCAACGATTCCCTCATGGTAGGCATGGGTGTTGTATCCCAGCTCTACGACGAAGGTATCATTTTCCTCCCCAATGTTATGATGTCTGCAGACGCAATGCTGAATGGTATTGAATTCTGCAAATCCCAGACCACCGAAGTACCCGAGCCTAAGGGCAAGGTCGTCTGCCATGTTGCAGAAGGTGACGTCCACGACATCGGAAAGAATATTGTTGCTGCCCTCCTGAGAGCTGCCGGTTATGAAGTAACTGACCTTGGCAGAGATGTCCCTGTTGATGAAGTCATCGCAACTGTTGAGAAAGAAAAACCAATGATGCTGACAGGTACTGCTCTCATGACAACCACCATGTACGCATTCAAGGAGATCAACGACAAGCTCCTTGAAAAGGGAATAAAAATGCCCTTTGCATGTGGTGGCGGTGCTGTGAACCAGGACTTCGTTGCTCAGTATGACCTCGGAGTTTATGGTGAAGAAGCTTCAGACGCTGTGAAGATTGCTGACGCAATCGTTGAAAGCGGAGACGACATCGAGAAATTAAGAGAGGAATTCCACAAGCACTAATCGGAGGGAGCAAAATGGTAAAAAAATACACTTCAATGGCTTACGCTAAAGCAGATGACATGCTTTTCGGGAACTCAAAATTCCCGGTAAAGGCAGGGCTTGGCCTCGAGATCGGTGCCGGATACACAACTCCCGAACTGAACTACGCCCCGAGACCTCAGGCAGGCAAGTCCAAAGAAAAACTCATAAAGGAATACGAAAGGATCACCACCGACGCAATGGCAAGAATGGTCCAGATCGGTGCCCCCTCCATCGTACTCGAAACCGAACATGTCGAACAGATGTCCAACAATCCAGAGTGGGGAGGCGCTGTTGCACATGCCCAGAAGACCATCATGGAAGAATACCACGATGAATACGGTATAAAGTGCGCCCTCCGTCACACTATCGGTGACATCCGTGAAGACCGTGACTACCTCCAGCTCAGAGGAGACAAGTACACCACCTTTATGGAAGCCTTCGAACAGTGCGCCCAGAACGGTGCAGACCTGCTTTCCGTTGAGTCAATGGGTGGTAAGGAAGTATTCGACTACTCCATCCTCAGGAACGACACTGCAGGTATCCTCTTCGGTATCGGTGTGCTCGGCAGCATGGATATGGAAATGGTCTGGTCCGACATTGCAGACATCGCAAAGAAGAACGGCGTAGTTGCAGCCGGTGACACAGACTGTGCCCAGGCAAACACTGCAATGTTCATCGCAGGCGGTCTCCTTGACAAGAACCTTGCCCACACCATCGCAATCGTTGCAAGGGCAATCTCTGCAGCAAGGTCTCTCTGTGCATATGAAGCAGGTGCAACCGGCCCTGGAAAGGACTGCGGATACGAAAACACGATCATAAAGTCCATCTCAGGTGTCCCGATTGCTCAGGAAGGTAAGACCTCTACCTGCGCCCACTCCGACCTGATGGGTAACCTGACCATGCAGTGCTGTGACCTCTGGTCCAACGAGTCCGTTGAATACCACGGTGAATTCGGCGGTACCACCGTTCAGTGCTGGTCCGAGACTCTTGCATACGACTGTGCCATGATGAACACTTCTCTGAAACTCGGCAAAGCAAAGGACCTCAGGGACATCCTCGCCCTCTCTGACAAATACAGAGACCCACAGGGCTATGTCCTCGCCTATGACAACGCCTACAAGGTAGGAGAAGCAATTGCAAAGACCGGAGACAACAACTACCTCCGTTCAAAGGCCGCTGCAATCGAGTGCTGTAACATTGTAGAAGAAGGCATCAACTCCGGAAAGCTGAAGCTCACAAGGTTCGAAACCAATGCTCTTGCAAAGGTTAAAACCGACCTTGAAGCCCTTACCGACGATGCTGACAAGTTCATGAGTGACAACCTGACCAAATTCAAACAGGAAGTTGCGGTTTTCAAGACCGAAAACTACGGGCTCTAAGCCCTAAACTTCCTTTTTTAATTTTTCGAAAAATGGCTTCAGGGGAATAATCATGAGCGAAAACGCAGCTTCTACAGTAATAGTTGATAAAACCGCAAACGCCGCTCCTCTCGGCTTTACCGGGCTGGGCCTTGCTGCAGTTCTGTTAAGTCTGAGCTACATTGGTGTGTACCCTGTGGGGTCAATGATTGTCTCCATGGCAATATTTCTGGGAGGATTTGCCCAGGTATTTGCAGGAATCATGTCCTGG
This genomic interval carries:
- a CDS encoding uroporphyrinogen decarboxylase family protein; translation: MAKEDILNVLADAVVDGDDELAEEFAQKALDEELDAYEAIVDGLARGMKIISDMYERGEAFVPSLLLAADAMYAGMDILTPYMKVDGTSAPKNVIIGTVEGDVHDIGKNLVKTMMTAAGFNMIDLGCDVPLDKFAETAKEKKAAAISMSTLMTTTMGGMETVIEQLQEEGIRDSLIVMVGGAPISQAFADSVGADGTALDASAAVDTLSSLVSELPSDSWSDSAIATSKMKYKETLAQKSGKEKVDIGRVTAEKIIAEFDSVVPKFNETMTKAERFGAAFKDKKVDRLPVAPLACGVSRKFVPCAYIDYSTKAEKYADCVEAGIKYFNMDTFVGLTDLCVDAADFGATIRYPEEDTPAAIGHLEDYEKLEVPDLNEGTRAYNLIQGNKLATEKAHALDAPMTALIEGPMVALTQIMGATRVLSDLRTNPDVVLKALDKTTAYVEEIMKGMFEDAQPDNLCIVNLWTNNVILSADEYMKSEGQVMQDRIAPLYKKYNKPVVIHNCADAPHWELINKWNTEYYSYTFYPDEAGKGSKDHKYLISTYGKETMFGGEVSPIVFLDNSPEGLQKMKADTIALQESVLNTLKENGMQSKYMISTGCEVPPGAPCDSITAQTYTVAEKGPELYKKIIG
- a CDS encoding TCP-1/cpn60 chaperonin family protein produces the protein MASELKTPGSTSPESQDGMAKLARTIRDKILIDEPVKEEKLIDQLERAAIEIDELLGSSLGPRGMNKIIVNPVGDIFVTSDGKVILKEMDVLHPIVTSLKKLAESMDKACGDGTKTAVIFASNLIKNAVRLIRAGVHPTIIIEGYELAMQKTYEMLQYSIKQASEEDIRTTIMCSATGKGIEGHQAQIVTDIVLKVISHLSEKQAGRLDLNRNVKILKKKGGPEITAIEGLIMDENPAREDMPKSYQNPAVLITNYDLKIKSGYLNPQHNLKMDSVQTALLFEERKKQMCGEISRKIIDSGANVLFSEGDIDPYIETLLRDSNILAFKKLKMKDLEKLAEATGTTLMAQPDEIHPCDLGKADSIKLEKKNGENFVFITVKDKAIATILIREPVKYGLDKVEEAVDDALNNAAFLRKNREIVNGGGAIEFELAHMVRLFAATQTGKRQLAVQAYAEALEKIPVILARNMGMNETDAMAQMRNSYTKGVEARIDLSRKVTDSGPEVYDSATVKKLAIIAGTETARNVLRIDEIVPKK
- a CDS encoding CobW family GTP-binding protein, producing MKCMIIGGFLGSGKTTTIRKLVEYLGARGHRTAIIVNEIGEVGIDGDTISGGEVETREITSGCICCTLRISMEHTLRSLMLSYSPDTIIIEPTGIAFPRQIKSNIESMNIPEISFTPIVNLVDPSRLSPKVEDLQNFVRNQIEDAEILAINKVDLIGQEKLLETCLLLRKVNQRARIIHFSARQGGESLEKLFGLIGVNNQDKTARRVRNSVKTRNSIEARNSIEMSGVSAYSTEFEITSQEIPLETAVSVSGQILDSIRNRITQLNPEFTGHIKVSFAHKENFVKGSVTSAHEKPEIEILKKEKNSCSRLKILSAVTSVPREELIRTVDTTASGQLKDRQLSYIKVEKSNHGYNQVPISSIKQRNF
- the mtaC gene encoding methanol--corrinoid protein MtaC, with product MLDLTLEDIDGILVRYNVALEKEMTPDEAAEELYPKDELIYPIAKAIYEGEEDDVVDALKAAIDAGKKPIDLINDSLMVGMGVVSQLYDEGIIFLPNVMMSADAMLNGIEFCKSQTTEVPEPKGKVVCHVAEGDVHDIGKNIVAALLRAAGYEVTDLGRDVPVDEVIATVEKEKPMMLTGTALMTTTMYAFKEINDKLLEKGIKMPFACGGGAVNQDFVAQYDLGVYGEEASDAVKIADAIVESGDDIEKLREEFHKH
- the mtaB gene encoding methanol--corrinoid protein co-methyltransferase MtaB — encoded protein: MVKKYTSMAYAKADDMLFGNSKFPVKAGLGLEIGAGYTTPELNYAPRPQAGKSKEKLIKEYERITTDAMARMVQIGAPSIVLETEHVEQMSNNPEWGGAVAHAQKTIMEEYHDEYGIKCALRHTIGDIREDRDYLQLRGDKYTTFMEAFEQCAQNGADLLSVESMGGKEVFDYSILRNDTAGILFGIGVLGSMDMEMVWSDIADIAKKNGVVAAGDTDCAQANTAMFIAGGLLDKNLAHTIAIVARAISAARSLCAYEAGATGPGKDCGYENTIIKSISGVPIAQEGKTSTCAHSDLMGNLTMQCCDLWSNESVEYHGEFGGTTVQCWSETLAYDCAMMNTSLKLGKAKDLRDILALSDKYRDPQGYVLAYDNAYKVGEAIAKTGDNNYLRSKAAAIECCNIVEEGINSGKLKLTRFETNALAKVKTDLEALTDDADKFMSDNLTKFKQEVAVFKTENYGL